tctcgattttgtaatttgattattatggaAGTGGGAGGAAAGTCTTTTGCATTATTGCCTCCTATTTGGGATAAGATTTTCAGCTTATTTTACTGCATTGCTAAAATGGCACACAGATATGTAACAGATTCGATAAGTGCAGGTTTCTTACTtccagattaattataaacacgaattaaacaCTCGAAAACTCTGTAGTGTTAGCCCAGTTTTAATCCATAATTTTCACTAAATTGTTGATTGATACTATTATTTGTAATGGAATTCCATTTTGATGTAAGACTTCAAATTTTTTTGTAGAATACaatttatgttgtatttattgttatgtatattgcaaatatatatactagtttCTGACCGCGGCCTTTCACTCGTATAAGTGCATGTATGTACTATTAAAGAACAATAATAATCTACTTCAAAATCTATACCAAATGTGCCATTCAGATCCGTTCAGAACTTCCGGTAAGTATGTTTAAGTAACATGCATCATTCCAAACCTTCGCGTTTATCATAGTTGTAAGGTTTTTGTAGCACTTTCACGATATAACCTACAAGCATTTTACGGTGGAGTTGTCCATTATTCCATAAAAGTTCCTTcgtatacaacaaacaacaacaacagcctgtaaaatccccctactgggctaaaggccttctctccctttgaggactaagcttggaacatactccaccacgctgttccaatgcgggttgatggaatgcacatgtggcagaatttctatgacatttgtcacatgcaggtttcctcacgatgttttccttcaccgctgagcacgagatgaattataaagacaaattaagcacatgaaacagcggtgcttgcctgggtttgaacccacaatcatcggttaagatgcacgcgttctaaccactgggccatctcgactcattccCTTCCTTCGTATGCCTTTTCGAAAATATTCTTTGATGTTATCTGTGACTGTTGTATTCAAGAAACTATTAGGGagaagatatttaatattatttctatgaaataaacaGTGAagtataatgtattaattatcatGTATTCCGTATTTCAACTACTTCCAAGCATAAGGACTAAACGAACCGTGCGTCTTCAAATAAGACCTTGACCGTCGCTCCAATTCGCGTCCACTGCAAAAGacaatcaaataattatattacaaatatttgctTTAAACCTCggtttgtttgaattttttttattaacgtcaaattttagtataaattcTGCCTCGATCAGAAGGAGGCATCATTCGCTTCTCACTTTCGAAGATCTCAATATCTTATCAACATGAAGgtaaatactaatttaaatataatatactatgtattttGAAACTGAAAGATTCTTTGAATCTTTGAATTACTTTTTGTGTTAAAAAGAACTGCTATATACATCCATTACATGGACCCgcattcaatataatttataattttgagaaattatttcatgcaaaatattaagaaaaaaacagcCAATATATTTTGCCCTTTTTTACCCGTAAATGTTTAAGAGGCAATCTCTTTAAAAATGATTCATTAGTGCATATTCCACGATACCTACTTCTTcggattcaaaaaaatattagataaaaagttattacattttaaatagttattaaatgtgCTTCATTTTCTATTTGGTTTACAGGTTTTGGCTTTAGTCATTCTCGCCGTAGCGTCCGCATCTGGCAAGGGATCCGGACCCTATCTACCCAGTGGATGGAGGCCGGAAGGGCCAGCCTTCTTTCTACCTTCTGAAGTGGTACAGATTTACTCAAATTAGAACTTTAagctaaaacttttttttatattaaaatatttaaaaatattttcttaatattttttgtgatacaGAAAAAGGGACTAAATccgtatttaaattttcttccaGAAACCGTCTGAAAACCCACTTAAGGATGTAATCCTCGCTGGTTCTGAAGCATCAGGATCTGATTTTCTCCGTGAATACGGACCACCGAAAGTTCAAGAGATCTCCCAAAATTTGATCAACCAAGGACTCCCCGATGTAGCTACCGAACAAACTTTTGGCGCCCCTCTATTTATTGCTGAGGCTAAAGAAATTGTAGAGGCTGAAGTAGAAGCAATCACAGAAAACACTGAAGGTgaacattttatacaaattaatatcaaacatcacaaaattaaatcaaaacttttaatgaattaataaataatactatgttaccCTCACTTTCAGCTAAGGAAGAACAAGCCGAAGGAACCACAGAATCAGTCATCCTAGAAGAGAAGACTACATTAATCAATCTACCAATCGTAGAAGTTGAAAGGATTGTCGAAACTTCTCAAACAACTCTTGAAAATGGAGTCGAAACCACAAACACTAACGTTGAAATATCTCAGTTCGAAAATATCGTAACCTCTGAGGGTACTGTTGAGAAAGTAGAAGTCACTCAAGAAAGCAGCCAGAAGACAGAAGTTACTAACCAACAGTCAGCTCAAGAATCTACTTCGTCTAACGTTGAGGTGTCAAAAGTAGTTGAAAGGATTGTAACCGAGCAAGTGTCCCAAGAATCAGTAAACCAACAAGAATCCGTCACATCCAACGCTGAATCCCAGTCTGACGTTACACAAAAAACTGAAGCCGCAGTAGAAAACTCAGATTCATCAAGTCTCGTTACTGAAGTTACTCTTCAACAGGCCCAAAACATCCCCGATATTATCGCTAGTCTTGAAAACGAAATCAAAACTCAACAAGTATGTACATAAGTAATattctgttaaaaataattaaaatctaataaacatttattataatctataataatattacaggcGGAAGAAAACCAAGCAGTCAGCGATGTGTCTGCTGTTCAAAGTACTGGGtatgaaaatttacattttcgCTATTAGTTGATTTCCAAGAAaaggatgttattttatttgacaaactCGCCCTAGATCACTGTAGTGACAACACTGATCTAGTGCGGGCTTAAAATCTTTTACTAAGAAAGAATCTTCTTATACTAATTTACAGACTGTCCATTTTACGCTATCATTACGCTAAATCTGGTACTGTTAAATTTTTGTCaacaataatatgtaatgaaaagttttacccttttttatataaaaagctttatgtatattattttgttctagTTCCATTGAGCAAGCCCCTGAAGGTTTCCTCGAGTACGGTCCCCCTGGCTTCGCCGAGTACGGACCCCCCAAAGGCGACGAGGTATATATAGACAATAAAGTACATTAACGGTGACAAAGATTTatcataaatgataaataaacgtACGATTGTAGTATCAAGTTTTTATCTGACCATAACTAACTCAACAATAACTACGTCATCCATACTACGTCTGCTTACTGTCCACTGTCTACGacaaaatgaataatttgaaaCCATGAATTCGTTACTGTGATTAGCAAATAGCCAGTTCATCCATAGTCATCaagttatttttacaatataaagattactttctcatttacaaATTACTTACAGGAGAAAACCGCAGACCTATCCTTCGAAACCAACGAGACCAGAAGACGTCGTTTCTCACCCAAAttcaagtatataatatttatattcacttAATTTCTTCATTACAAATCGTAAAATTGTTCATTGCAAATTATTCAAAGTTTTAAGCCTTCTATTTGATACAATATGGATATTTGATTGTCCAGCTATTATAATGAAGTGAAGTTTCTTACCAATATATGAGTTATTCCACAATAATATAGCTAATTATTACACACGTCATATTGTGATGTAATGGCTCCGTGGTAAGTAATCGGAGGTTGCGAATTCAAATGGGGAGAACAACTGAGTTTCCATTATctgtttccaaaataaaaaaaaactatcacgaggaatatcttttttaaaaaaggaattagaTAGCTCTAGTATATATTGATaaggttatttataattttaatattaaacattaaacattcatgatattttttaaatttcagatCGTCAAAGAAGCACTAACGGATATTTTCACACCAAGACGGCTTTAAGATAATCTAGACTCTATGCTAATCAACATACTATCTCTAGCGcaacataaaatgtaaacattgaaaaataataaatattgatattattatatgcataaattgtatttcaattatttcctTATTTCACTCTTATATGATAGAAATGAAATGATTCTTTcataagttttatttgttaagaGGTTATTTacgcttataaataaataaaaaaaa
This DNA window, taken from Vanessa cardui chromosome 26, ilVanCard2.1, whole genome shotgun sequence, encodes the following:
- the LOC124540772 gene encoding uncharacterized protein LOC124540772, which encodes MKVLALVILAVASASGKGSGPYLPSGWRPEGPAFFLPSEVKPSENPLKDVILAGSEASGSDFLREYGPPKVQEISQNLINQGLPDVATEQTFGAPLFIAEAKEIVEAEVEAITENTEAKEEQAEGTTESVILEEKTTLINLPIVEVERIVETSQTTLENGVETTNTNVEISQFENIVTSEGTVEKVEVTQESSQKTEVTNQQSAQESTSSNVEVSKVVERIVTEQVSQESVNQQESVTSNAESQSDVTQKTEAAVENSDSSSLVTEVTLQQAQNIPDIIASLENEIKTQQAEENQAVSDVSAVQSTGSIEQAPEGFLEYGPPGFAEYGPPKGDEEKTADLSFETNETRRRRFSPKFKSSKKH